Proteins from a single region of Campylobacter sp. RM16704:
- the dapE gene encoding succinyl-diaminopimelate desuccinylase has protein sequence MQVVEIFKELSKFKSITPDDDGALNYIAVELSDFEAFFIEKEGVKNLLLTKKFSDDGEHLAFGGHVDVVPAGEGWSSDPFEPLEKDGFIYVRGAQDMKSGVAAFMCAVKEVRNFKGRISLILTSDEEGEAKYGTLEVLKFMQEKDMLPDFAVVAEPTCDKKFGDSIKIGRRGSINGKLIIKGKQGHVAYPQKCINPVHNFASALKFLAGFDLDPGDEVFAPSKIVITDIRGGMEVCNVTPNDLKLMFNVRNSPQTSLEDIKAYVEKTCEGLDYELCLDQSSKPFLTQSDSKIVQKLNESVQKISQVVPELNTKGGTSDARYFAEFGVKVVEFGVCNDRIHAVDERVSIEELEKLYLVFKDLIESFN, from the coding sequence ATGCAAGTAGTTGAAATTTTTAAAGAATTAAGTAAATTTAAATCCATCACCCCAGATGATGATGGGGCGTTAAATTATATCGCAGTGGAGTTAAGTGATTTTGAAGCTTTTTTTATAGAAAAAGAAGGTGTGAAAAATCTTTTACTGACTAAAAAATTTAGTGATGATGGGGAGCATTTGGCTTTTGGTGGGCATGTGGATGTAGTGCCTGCGGGAGAGGGTTGGAGCAGTGATCCTTTTGAACCTTTAGAAAAAGATGGATTTATTTATGTAAGAGGTGCACAAGATATGAAAAGTGGTGTAGCTGCTTTTATGTGTGCGGTTAAGGAAGTAAGAAATTTTAAAGGAAGAATTTCACTTATTTTAACAAGTGATGAGGAAGGTGAGGCTAAATACGGCACGCTTGAAGTGCTTAAATTTATGCAAGAAAAAGATATGCTGCCTGATTTTGCTGTGGTTGCTGAGCCAACTTGTGATAAAAAATTTGGAGATAGTATTAAAATAGGGCGTCGTGGTTCTATCAATGGAAAATTAATCATCAAGGGCAAGCAAGGTCATGTAGCATACCCGCAAAAATGTATTAATCCGGTGCATAATTTTGCTTCTGCTTTGAAATTCTTAGCAGGATTTGACCTTGATCCAGGTGATGAGGTATTTGCGCCATCTAAAATTGTCATTACTGATATACGCGGTGGTATGGAAGTGTGCAATGTAACCCCAAATGATTTGAAATTGATGTTTAATGTAAGAAATTCCCCACAAACTAGCCTAGAAGATATAAAAGCTTATGTAGAAAAGACTTGCGAAGGGCTTGATTATGAGTTGTGTTTAGATCAAAGTTCAAAACCTTTTTTAACACAAAGTGATTCTAAGATCGTGCAAAAACTAAACGAAAGTGTGCAAAAAATTAGCCAAGTGGTACCAGAGCTTAACACTAAGGGCGGTACAAGCGATGCAAGATATTTTGCTGAGTTTGGTGTGAAGGTAGTAGAATTTGGCGTGTGTAATGATAGAATTCATGCAGTTGATGAAAGAGTTAGTATAGAAGAGCTTGAAAAATTGTATTTGGTTTTTAAAGACTTGATAGAGAGTTTTAACTAG
- a CDS encoding LysE family transporter: MLEVILQGIVLGMGVSVPFGPVNILILNTALSSFKNAFCVGLGALSADILFLILINLGLLSFANNEFFYKILAVFGFFFLSFMVFLMLRKTRKVDLNKVNKTHPLKGFSKGFFLNVTNPYVIGFWVSVAGLSMQSKNSFALLFGLVGFIVFWIFTLSFFVSKFKALVKNKHIFYINLFSAFILEYFALSMLYKAFIG; encoded by the coding sequence ATGTTAGAAGTAATCTTACAAGGTATAGTTTTAGGTATGGGTGTGTCTGTGCCTTTTGGACCTGTAAATATTTTAATCTTAAATACTGCTTTGTCTTCTTTTAAAAATGCTTTTTGTGTTGGGCTTGGTGCTTTAAGTGCTGACATACTTTTTTTGATTTTGATTAACCTTGGGCTTTTAAGCTTTGCAAATAATGAATTTTTTTATAAAATACTAGCTGTTTTTGGCTTTTTCTTTTTGAGTTTTATGGTATTTCTAATGCTAAGAAAAACAAGAAAAGTTGATCTTAACAAGGTAAATAAAACCCATCCTTTAAAGGGTTTTAGCAAAGGATTTTTCTTAAATGTTACAAATCCTTACGTTATAGGCTTTTGGGTGAGTGTAGCAGGACTTAGTATGCAGAGTAAAAACTCTTTTGCCTTGCTTTTTGGTTTGGTGGGTTTTATTGTGTTTTGGATTTTTACTCTATCGTTTTTTGTGTCTAAATTTAAAGCCCTTGTGAAAAACAAACATATATTTTACATTAATCTTTTCTCAGCGTTTATTTTAGAGTATTTTGCTCTTTCTATGCTGTATAAAGCTTTTATAGGATAA
- a CDS encoding SIR2 family NAD-dependent protein deacylase — MKNIMILSGAGLSAPSGIKTFRASGGLWEEYDVMEVCSASGFRKNPKKVLEFYNKRRKELASVKPNHAHKIIALLKQKFPKQISILTQNVDDLLERAGCEEVVHLHGFLPELRCLECESIFNIGYESSDDKICPKCQSKSVRHNIVMFEEMAPNYKILYEKLQNCDLFVCIGTSGQVLPVGEYARVCKQSILNNLDEDKYLESNFTKVYIEDVCTAIDKIKIDIENFLEAKC; from the coding sequence ATGAAAAACATTATGATTTTAAGTGGGGCAGGTTTATCCGCTCCAAGTGGTATAAAAACTTTTAGAGCTAGCGGTGGGTTATGGGAAGAGTATGATGTGATGGAAGTTTGCTCTGCAAGTGGTTTTAGAAAAAATCCTAAAAAAGTTTTGGAATTTTATAATAAAAGAAGAAAAGAACTAGCTAGTGTTAAGCCAAATCATGCACATAAAATCATTGCTTTATTAAAACAAAAATTTCCAAAGCAAATTAGCATTTTAACGCAAAATGTAGATGATTTATTAGAGCGAGCAGGCTGTGAAGAAGTGGTGCATTTGCATGGCTTTTTACCTGAGCTTAGGTGCTTAGAATGTGAAAGTATTTTTAACATAGGTTATGAAAGTAGTGATGATAAAATTTGTCCTAAATGCCAAAGCAAAAGTGTAAGGCACAATATCGTGATGTTTGAAGAAATGGCACCAAATTATAAAATTTTGTATGAAAAATTACAAAATTGTGATTTGTTTGTATGTATAGGCACAAGTGGGCAGGTTTTACCCGTGGGAGAGTATGCAAGAGTATGTAAGCAAAGTATATTAAACAATCTTGATGAGGATAAATATTTAGAAAGTAATTTTACTAAAGTTTATATAGAAGATGTTTGCACAGCCATTGATAAAATCAAAATCGATATAGAAAATTTCTTGGAAGCAAAATGTTAG
- a CDS encoding endonuclease MutS2: MQEQFFKKLDLDGYVTEFKGLFARDKEIFLQGDSKLHFKRLNELSLIDFNPPPMVDELSGALTHLSKQGILHLNQSFEFIKICMYFEYLKKLKFEESLKEWLLKIEIPQAILELFGYFDEKGEIKESIDERLVNLNLALKMKKESLVAEFKKLTYTKSLSVYLIDTQIHLINGMEALLLRGGFNHILKAKIIGRSSGGGFYVVPLSVEKIQSQIDEIKDAKEEIFYEYAKKISQIFYKNLMFLKFINNAFDLFDHYSARILMAKKHDYEFVLADNSNNLSLYNFAHPALKNAKSVNVEFNKKVLIITGVNAGGKSMLLKGILSAALLAKHLLPMRINAQKSQIGNFKEFDAILEDPQNVKNDISTFAGRMLHFSKLLGKKNVLLGVDEIELGTDFEEAACLYTELISKLLEQDNKIIITTHHKRLAMLLAKNSQVELIAALYDEELSRPKYEFLKGTIGKSYAFETALRYGISANLVQNAKKLYGEDKENLEEMVSKNINLELSLRKKNEELEKKEAKVDEILLSLKDQKEKNDQEFKKLVSNLEFKYHKAIEEAKKTINLKDIKEKQRSLNKANELKKSIILPSMEQNEELRVGDFVKYEKIKGKITAISKNEAMIQSDGLNLRVPLKLLKKSNQTPTQKVKSSVSITRPSALNMTLDLHGLRSDEALERLDKFISDALIVGFDEVIVYHGIGTGKLAFAVKEFLKAHKSVKSFNDAPINQGGFGAKVVRL, from the coding sequence ATGCAAGAGCAGTTTTTTAAAAAGTTAGATTTAGATGGATATGTAACAGAATTTAAAGGACTTTTTGCAAGAGATAAAGAAATATTTTTGCAAGGTGATAGTAAGCTTCATTTTAAAAGACTTAACGAGCTTTCGCTGATTGATTTTAATCCTCCGCCTATGGTAGATGAGCTAAGTGGTGCTTTAACTCATCTTAGCAAACAAGGAATTTTGCATTTAAATCAAAGTTTTGAGTTTATAAAAATTTGTATGTATTTTGAATATTTAAAAAAATTAAAATTTGAAGAAAGTTTAAAAGAATGGCTTTTAAAGATAGAAATTCCACAAGCTATTTTAGAACTTTTTGGATATTTTGATGAAAAGGGTGAGATTAAGGAAAGTATTGATGAAAGACTTGTCAATTTAAATTTAGCTCTAAAAATGAAAAAAGAAAGTTTGGTAGCTGAGTTTAAAAAACTCACATATACTAAAAGTCTTAGTGTGTATTTAATCGATACTCAAATTCATCTTATAAATGGTATGGAAGCTTTGCTTTTGCGTGGTGGGTTTAATCATATCTTAAAAGCAAAAATTATAGGTAGAAGTAGTGGCGGTGGATTTTATGTAGTGCCTTTGAGTGTAGAAAAAATTCAAAGTCAAATTGATGAAATCAAAGACGCTAAAGAAGAAATTTTTTATGAATATGCTAAAAAAATTAGTCAAATTTTTTACAAAAATCTAATGTTTTTAAAATTTATCAATAATGCTTTTGATTTGTTTGATCATTATAGTGCTAGGATTTTAATGGCAAAAAAGCATGATTATGAGTTTGTTTTAGCAGATAATTCTAATAATCTAAGTTTATATAACTTCGCACATCCAGCTTTAAAAAATGCAAAAAGTGTGAATGTGGAATTTAATAAAAAAGTTTTAATCATCACGGGTGTAAATGCGGGTGGTAAGTCTATGCTTTTAAAAGGAATTTTAAGTGCGGCTTTACTTGCAAAACATTTACTTCCTATGAGAATTAACGCGCAAAAAAGCCAAATAGGAAATTTTAAAGAATTTGATGCGATTTTGGAAGATCCACAAAATGTGAAAAATGATATTTCTACTTTTGCAGGAAGAATGCTACATTTTTCTAAACTTTTAGGTAAGAAAAATGTTTTATTAGGAGTTGATGAGATAGAACTTGGGACTGATTTTGAAGAAGCTGCTTGTTTGTATACAGAGCTTATTTCTAAGCTTTTAGAACAAGATAATAAAATCATCATCACAACCCACCATAAACGCCTTGCTATGCTTTTGGCTAAAAATTCACAAGTTGAACTTATAGCTGCTTTATATGATGAAGAGCTTTCAAGACCAAAATATGAGTTTTTAAAAGGCACCATAGGTAAATCTTATGCATTTGAAACAGCTTTGAGATATGGTATAAGTGCAAATTTAGTGCAAAATGCTAAAAAGCTTTATGGGGAAGATAAAGAAAATTTAGAAGAAATGGTAAGTAAAAACATCAATCTTGAACTTTCTTTACGCAAAAAAAATGAAGAGCTTGAGAAAAAAGAAGCTAAGGTAGATGAAATTTTACTTTCACTCAAAGATCAAAAAGAAAAAAACGATCAAGAATTTAAAAAGCTTGTTTCTAATTTAGAATTTAAATATCACAAAGCCATAGAAGAAGCTAAAAAAACGATAAATCTAAAAGATATCAAAGAAAAACAAAGAAGTTTAAATAAAGCAAATGAACTTAAAAAAAGCATTATTTTGCCAAGTATGGAACAAAATGAAGAGCTTAGAGTGGGGGATTTTGTCAAATATGAAAAAATCAAAGGTAAAATCACAGCTATTTCCAAAAATGAAGCAATGATTCAAAGTGATGGTTTAAATTTGCGTGTGCCACTAAAACTTCTTAAAAAGAGCAATCAAACTCCTACGCAAAAGGTAAAATCAAGTGTTAGTATAACCCGCCCAAGTGCTTTAAATATGACTTTAGATTTACACGGTCTTAGAAGCGATGAAGCACTTGAAAGATTAGATAAATTTATATCTGATGCTTTGATAGTAGGTTTTGATGAGGTTATAGTTTATCATGGTATAGGCACAGGAAAATTAGCTTTTGCGGTAAAAGAGTTTTTAAAAGCTCACAAAAGTGTAAAAAGTTTTAACGATGCACCGATTAATCAGGGTGGTTTTGGTGCTAAGGTGGTGAGGTTGTAA
- the murC gene encoding UDP-N-acetylmuramate--L-alanine ligase has translation MQKIHFIGIGGIGISALARFLKEQGFKISGSDIKESKITKELEKEGMSIKIPHHKDNVKNVDLVVYSAAIKEDNEELISAKEQNITTLSRKEVLPMILKDKRVFAVAGAHGKSTTSSILASLIEASVIIGAVLKESGTNMLYKESENLIFEADESDSSFLNSNPYLAIVTNVEAEHLDHYSNDLEKLHKAYADFLNLSKIQVINGEDEFLASLNLSNVKKLYPSKDITNIYMKVENFKPKTYFTLKDLGEFSVFGMGEHVAMDAALAILAASEFASIDEIKTKLLKYQGIKKRFDILFANENMALIDDYGHHPTEIKTTLKAANEYARLARYKKIIAIFEPHRYTRLSANIEYFSEVLSSVDGLYILPVYAAGEDKIEINIQKYFPKAKFIKEIKREEKAIYLDDELIENDLVIGFGAGDISTKLRGKYV, from the coding sequence ATGCAAAAAATTCATTTTATAGGTATAGGTGGTATTGGAATTTCAGCTTTGGCGAGATTTTTAAAAGAACAAGGTTTTAAGATAAGTGGTTCTGATATTAAAGAAAGTAAAATTACAAAAGAATTAGAAAAAGAGGGAATGAGTATAAAAATTCCTCATCATAAAGATAATGTTAAAAATGTAGATTTAGTAGTATATTCAGCTGCTATAAAAGAAGATAATGAAGAATTAATCAGTGCAAAAGAACAAAATATCACAACTCTTTCAAGAAAAGAAGTTTTGCCTATGATTTTAAAAGACAAAAGAGTTTTTGCGGTTGCAGGGGCTCATGGTAAAAGCACAACTTCAAGTATTTTAGCAAGCTTGATAGAAGCTTCTGTGATTATTGGTGCTGTTTTAAAAGAAAGTGGCACTAATATGCTTTATAAAGAAAGTGAAAATCTTATATTTGAAGCTGATGAAAGCGATAGTTCTTTTTTAAATTCAAATCCATATTTAGCTATAGTAACAAATGTTGAAGCAGAGCATTTAGATCATTATAGTAATGACTTAGAAAAATTACACAAAGCTTATGCGGATTTTTTAAACCTATCTAAGATTCAAGTTATTAACGGCGAAGATGAATTTTTGGCAAGTTTAAATTTAAGTAATGTAAAAAAACTTTATCCAAGTAAAGATATTACAAATATCTATATGAAAGTAGAAAATTTCAAACCAAAAACATATTTTACACTAAAAGATTTAGGGGAATTTAGTGTTTTTGGCATGGGTGAGCATGTAGCGATGGACGCTGCTTTGGCTATTTTGGCTGCGAGTGAATTTGCGAGTATAGATGAAATTAAAACTAAACTTTTAAAGTATCAAGGTATTAAAAAAAGATTTGATATTTTATTTGCAAATGAAAATATGGCTTTGATTGATGATTATGGACATCATCCAACAGAAATCAAAACTACACTTAAAGCAGCAAACGAGTATGCAAGACTAGCTAGATATAAAAAAATCATAGCTATTTTCGAACCTCACCGCTATACGCGTCTAAGTGCAAATATAGAGTATTTTAGTGAAGTTTTATCTAGCGTTGATGGGCTTTATATTTTACCTGTTTATGCAGCAGGGGAAGATAAGATAGAAATTAATATTCAAAAATATTTCCCAAAAGCTAAATTTATAAAAGAAATTAAAAGAGAAGAAAAAGCCATTTATCTTGATGATGAGCTAATTGAAAATGATTTAGTGATTGGTTTTGGTGCGGGGGATATAAGTACAAAGCTTAGGGGAAAATATGTTTAA